One genomic region from Salvelinus fontinalis isolate EN_2023a chromosome 18, ASM2944872v1, whole genome shotgun sequence encodes:
- the LOC129815359 gene encoding LETM1 domain-containing protein 1-like, with protein MALCKRGVQCCVTTIIRCSYPFQGISTVSTYTPILAYSRLSVLSCRHYSLSQGRRGIFQRASERYEKFLEHRFPRLYILYTTFVKGFQLMVHDVRETKRIRMKMLTQDVSLKELPYREMETIILFRKDMIKAIPLVIISIPPFAIILVFTLMCLFPRQLLIRHLWTPQQQQDFQRLYHEQRCRYRENILKGVAWSIPHIKEWTLRSHLLTLISKVQSGAHPSVKDISAVRGVFSGQPLGLTGMDSGHMRLLCSHLLLNPWLPGFLLRRRLRVKALDLLYLDQALDTLGQGQLTDSEIREACYLRGLNPSSLTTSQCREWLLQWLQLSTQLTESETSLLLHNMVLLSVNYPSS; from the exons ATGGCGCTGTGCAAGAGAGGGGTCCAATGCTGTGTTACAACGATAATACGATGCAGTTATCCATTTCAAGGGATCTCAACCGTGTCGACATACACTCCAATATTAGCCTACTCCAGATTAAG TGTATTATCCTGCAGGCACTACTCGTTATCTCAGGGCAGACGAGGCATATTTCAGAGAGCCAGTGAGAGGTATGAGAAATTCCTTGAACATCGATTCCCCCGCCTCTACATCCTTTATACCACCTTTGTGAAAG GATTTCAGCTCATGGTACACGATGTGAGGGAAACGAAGAGGATAAGGATGAAAATGCTCACTCAAGATGTTTCACTCAAAGAGCTGCCCTACCGTGAGATGGAGACCATCATTCTG TTTCGCAAAGACATGATAAAAGCCATTCCACTGGTGATAATATCTATCCCGCCTTTTGCCATCATTTTGGTTTTCACTCTTAT GTGCCTGTTTCCTAGGCAGCTCCTGATTCGTCACCTGTGGACTCCGCAGCAGCAGCAGGACTTCCAGAGGTTGTACCACGAGCAGAGATGCCGATACCGTGAGAACATCCTGAAGGGTGTGGCCTGGTCAATACCTCACATCAAAGAGTGGACCCTCCGCAGCCATCTGCTTACTCTTATCAGCAAG GTGCAGAGTGGGGCTCACCCCAGTGTGAAAGACATCAGTGCAGTGAGAGGCGTGTTTTCCGGACAACCACTGGGATTAACAGGCATGGACTCTGGTCACATG AGGCTGCTGTGCTCCCACCTCTTGCTGAACCCCTGGCTCCCTGGGTTCCTGCTCCGGCGACGGCTGAGGGTCAAAGCCCTGGACCTGCTTTACTTGGATCAGGCTCTAGACACACTGGGACAGGGCCAACTCACTGACTCAGAGATTAGAGAG GCCTGCTATCTGCGGGGTCTCAATCCCAGTAGCCTCACCACTAGCCAGTGTCGAGAGTGGCTCCTCCAGTGGCTTCAGCTGTCTACCCAGCTCACAG